From Pelotomaculum schinkii, the proteins below share one genomic window:
- the sigK gene encoding RNA polymerase sporulation sigma factor SigK: protein MLPGLWTLTVVSLVNGLMLLVSYIANNTFPQPLSEQEEAKYLKLLNQGDEGARNVLTERNLRLVAHIVKKFDSTGEDSDDLISIGTIGLIKAINTFNPGKGTRLATYAARCIENEILMHLRYTKKMRAEVSLYDPIGVDKEGNEITLIDILGTHSEVVAETVENKFEQKRLREKVQHLTRREKKVLELRFGLEDGARKTQREIARSLGISRSYVSRIEKRALSKLTKEFILERCQ from the coding sequence ATGCTGCCAGGTCTCTGGACTCTGACGGTGGTATCGCTGGTAAACGGTCTCATGTTGCTCGTCTCTTACATAGCCAACAATACCTTCCCTCAGCCGCTCTCGGAGCAAGAAGAGGCAAAATACCTCAAGCTTCTAAATCAGGGGGATGAAGGCGCGCGCAACGTCTTGACCGAACGGAACCTGCGCCTGGTCGCTCACATTGTCAAGAAGTTCGACAGCACGGGAGAAGATTCGGACGATCTGATATCCATCGGCACCATAGGCCTGATTAAGGCAATCAACACCTTCAACCCGGGCAAAGGAACCCGCCTGGCTACTTATGCGGCCAGGTGCATCGAAAACGAAATCCTGATGCACCTGCGCTACACCAAGAAAATGAGAGCAGAGGTCTCTCTTTACGACCCAATTGGCGTAGACAAGGAAGGCAATGAAATAACTCTGATTGACATTTTAGGAACCCATTCTGAAGTTGTGGCTGAAACTGTGGAGAATAAATTCGAACAAAAACGTCTCCGTGAGAAAGTCCAACATCTGACGCGGCGTGAAAAGAAAGTCCTTGAACTGCGATTCGGGCTTGAGGACGGGGCGAGGAAAACACAGCGCGAAATAGCCCGGAGCCTGGGTATCTCCAGGTCATATGTCTCGCGGATAGAAAAAAGGGCCTTAAGCAAACTTACTAAAGAATTCATCCTTGAGCGCTGCCAATAG
- the pstB gene encoding phosphate ABC transporter ATP-binding protein PstB: MPESKISVNKLNLFYKDFQALKDVGIEIKQNHITALIGPSGCGKSTFLRSLNRMNDLIEGVRVEGTILLDGRDIYMPDIDMVTLRKRVGMVFQRPNPFPMSVYDNVAYGPRIHGEKNKRKLDEIVETSLRGAALWDEVRDRLHKSALGLSGGQQQRVCIARLLAVQPDVLLMDEPSSALDPKSTMKIEELIRDLKERYTIIIVTHNMQQAARISDTTAFFLNGSLVECGETEMIFTKPVDQRTEDYITGRFG; this comes from the coding sequence ATGCCGGAAAGCAAGATATCAGTTAACAAACTCAATCTTTTTTATAAGGATTTTCAAGCTCTTAAGGATGTGGGCATTGAAATAAAACAAAACCATATTACCGCGCTAATCGGTCCCTCAGGCTGTGGCAAGTCGACCTTTCTGCGTTCACTAAACCGGATGAACGATCTCATAGAAGGCGTCCGGGTTGAAGGGACCATCCTCTTGGACGGCCGTGATATTTACATGCCCGATATAGACATGGTCACCCTGAGAAAAAGAGTGGGCATGGTTTTCCAGCGGCCGAATCCCTTTCCCATGTCAGTTTATGATAATGTGGCCTACGGACCAAGAATTCACGGTGAAAAAAACAAGCGCAAGCTGGATGAAATCGTAGAAACCAGCCTGCGCGGCGCGGCTCTTTGGGATGAGGTCCGCGACCGTCTTCACAAATCGGCGCTTGGACTTTCCGGCGGTCAGCAGCAAAGGGTCTGCATCGCCCGCCTGCTGGCAGTCCAGCCGGACGTCCTGCTGATGGATGAACCCTCTTCCGCGCTGGATCCCAAGTCCACTATGAAAATTGAAGAACTGATCCGTGACTTGAAAGAACGCTATACCATTATTATTGTAACCCACAACATGCAGCAGGCTGCCAGGATATCCGATACCACAGCCTTTTTTTTGAACGGCTCCCTGGTGGAATGCGGTGAAACCGAAATGATATTCACAAAACCGGTTGACCAGCGTACCGAAGACTATATCACCGGCCGTTTTGGATAG
- a CDS encoding glycosyltransferase family 4 protein — translation MAKILLIASYAKSLIRFRGKLIEELVGRGHQVIALAPETDYEKDLNELGAQYLKLPLRRTELNPFKDIISLLYLVRVYRKLKPDIIFTYTIKPVIYGSLAARMANVDRVYSMITGLGYVFTGNTVKQRILLSLIKLLYKAALKKNETVFFQNQDDLNLFKSLDLLHNKEQAVVINGSGVDLEYYDYVKYEKNKSSFLIIARLLKDKGIAEFVEAARILKPVYPDVTFNILGPFDCSHAAIPRQDLELWTADGTVNYLGETDDVRPFIADSSVYVLPSYREGTPRSVLEAMSMGRPIITTDAPGCRETVRHGENGFLVPVKDSNALAEAMEYFILHPEKVATMGWASRKLAEEKYDVHKVNHAILETLGI, via the coding sequence TTGGCTAAGATTCTGTTGATCGCAAGTTATGCAAAATCACTGATACGTTTTAGGGGCAAGTTAATAGAAGAGTTAGTTGGACGTGGTCATCAGGTGATTGCCCTGGCGCCCGAAACGGATTATGAGAAAGATCTAAATGAACTGGGCGCTCAATATTTGAAACTTCCGCTGCGAAGAACTGAGCTAAACCCGTTCAAAGATATCATTTCTCTCCTATATTTGGTTAGGGTCTACAGGAAGCTCAAGCCCGATATTATATTTACATATACGATAAAACCCGTAATCTATGGCTCACTGGCAGCCCGTATGGCTAATGTTGACCGGGTTTATTCAATGATTACCGGCCTTGGTTATGTATTCACGGGAAATACAGTGAAACAACGAATATTGTTGAGTTTAATAAAACTTCTATATAAAGCCGCTTTGAAAAAAAATGAAACAGTTTTTTTTCAAAACCAGGATGATTTGAATCTGTTTAAATCTCTTGATTTACTGCATAACAAAGAGCAGGCGGTTGTAATAAATGGTTCTGGTGTCGATTTGGAATATTATGATTACGTGAAGTATGAAAAAAACAAGAGTTCTTTTTTAATAATTGCAAGACTGCTCAAGGATAAGGGCATAGCTGAATTTGTTGAAGCGGCCCGTATACTCAAGCCGGTTTACCCTGATGTGACTTTTAATATACTTGGGCCTTTTGATTGCAGCCACGCCGCAATTCCTCGGCAGGATTTAGAGCTCTGGACAGCTGACGGGACGGTAAATTACCTGGGTGAAACCGATGATGTACGTCCTTTCATTGCCGACAGCAGTGTCTATGTATTGCCGTCTTACCGTGAAGGGACGCCTCGTTCTGTTCTTGAAGCCATGTCCATGGGGAGACCTATTATAACCACCGATGCGCCCGGCTGTCGCGAAACAGTCCGGCATGGAGAAAACGGTTTTCTTGTGCCGGTTAAAGATAGTAATGCTTTGGCGGAGGCTATGGAATATTTTATCCTGCACCCTGAAAAGGTTGCGACCATGGGTTGGGCGAGCCGTAAGCTTGCTGAAGAAAAATATGATGTTCATAAGGTTAACCATGCGATACTGGAGACACTGGGTATCTAA
- the aroC gene encoding chorismate synthase — protein sequence MLRYLTAGESHGPALTAIVEGLPAGLPLTADYINTQLARRQGGYGRGGRMKIENDTVRLLSGVRGGVTLGSPVSMLIENKDWANWSEIMSPAAGAKMAEKAVSRPRPGHADLAGALKYRHGDIRNVLERSSARETAARVAAGSLARRFLEELGITIMGQVLQIGDQQASVGEFSPAQLEERLRGSRLLCADSEAEQLMVKLIDRARTNGDTLGGIFEIRVFGAPAGLGSYVQWDRRLDGRLAAALMSIQAVKGVEVGQGFAAAARFGSQALDEIFYKKGRGFYRRTNHAGGIEGGVTNGETLVVRAAMKPIPTLNQPLSSVDLATKEPAPASIERSDTCAVPAACVIGEAVVAWELACACMEKFGGDSLDELKNNWERYLSYLRQV from the coding sequence ATGCTCAGGTATCTGACGGCCGGGGAGTCCCATGGTCCGGCGCTGACCGCGATCGTGGAAGGCTTGCCGGCCGGTTTACCCTTGACAGCGGATTATATAAATACTCAATTGGCCCGCCGCCAGGGTGGTTACGGGCGCGGTGGCAGGATGAAGATAGAGAACGACACCGTACGCCTGCTTTCAGGGGTGCGGGGCGGTGTGACCCTGGGCAGCCCGGTGAGCATGCTTATTGAAAACAAGGACTGGGCCAACTGGTCGGAAATCATGTCCCCGGCCGCCGGGGCCAAGATGGCTGAAAAGGCAGTGAGCCGTCCGCGGCCCGGGCACGCGGACCTGGCGGGCGCCCTGAAATACCGGCACGGAGATATCCGCAACGTGCTGGAACGCTCCAGCGCGCGCGAGACCGCCGCCAGGGTGGCCGCGGGCAGTCTGGCGCGGCGGTTTTTAGAGGAACTGGGTATCACAATTATGGGACAGGTGCTGCAAATCGGGGATCAGCAGGCCAGTGTCGGGGAGTTTAGCCCTGCACAACTGGAGGAAAGGTTGAGAGGCTCAAGGCTCCTCTGCGCCGACTCTGAGGCGGAACAGCTAATGGTCAAGCTGATCGACCGGGCCAGGACTAACGGGGATACGCTGGGCGGTATATTTGAGATTAGAGTTTTCGGCGCGCCGGCAGGCCTGGGCAGTTATGTCCAATGGGATCGCAGGCTTGATGGAAGACTCGCCGCCGCACTGATGAGTATTCAGGCGGTAAAGGGTGTTGAGGTGGGGCAGGGCTTTGCCGCTGCTGCCCGGTTTGGTTCGCAGGCACTGGACGAGATCTTTTATAAAAAAGGAAGAGGTTTTTATCGCAGGACCAACCATGCCGGAGGCATTGAAGGCGGGGTAACCAATGGTGAGACGCTGGTGGTCAGGGCAGCCATGAAACCTATACCGACACTTAACCAGCCGCTTAGCAGTGTCGACCTGGCCACAAAAGAGCCGGCGCCGGCTTCTATTGAGCGCTCAGACACCTGCGCAGTTCCGGCTGCTTGTGTAATTGGCGAGGCGGTGGTGGCCTGGGAATTGGCTTGCGCCTGTATGGAAAAATTTGGAGGGGACAGCCTGGACGAGCTGAAAAACAATTGGGAAAGGTACCTGTCCTACCTGCGGCAGGTGTGA
- a CDS encoding response regulator transcription factor — translation MSLVLVVDDETNIIELLKFNLGKDGYQVVGLTNGRDAVNFTEEAKPDLIILDIMLPQMDGYEVLRTLRAKPETSAIPVIMLSAKGELVDKILGLELGADDYITKPFSPREVLARVKARLRRKVSLSIAQQEIKPSEIIINHLIIRPEKYEAVMEGNKIDLTPKEFELLHLLALNPGRVFTRDILLERIWGYDYARETRTVDVHIRYLRQKLERDPAVPEYIETVRGVGYRFRATS, via the coding sequence ATGTCGTTAGTCCTGGTTGTCGACGATGAAACCAACATTATCGAGCTTTTGAAGTTTAACCTGGGCAAAGACGGCTACCAGGTAGTTGGCCTGACCAATGGCCGGGATGCCGTAAATTTTACGGAAGAAGCCAAGCCTGACCTCATCATACTTGACATCATGCTGCCGCAAATGGACGGCTACGAGGTCTTGCGCACCCTCAGAGCCAAACCGGAAACCAGCGCCATCCCCGTGATTATGTTGAGCGCCAAAGGAGAGCTGGTCGACAAGATCCTTGGTCTGGAACTCGGCGCGGATGATTACATTACCAAACCTTTCTCACCCCGGGAAGTGCTGGCCAGGGTAAAGGCACGCCTGCGCCGGAAGGTCTCATTGAGTATAGCACAGCAGGAGATTAAGCCAAGTGAGATTATTATTAACCACCTTATAATCCGTCCGGAGAAGTATGAAGCTGTCATGGAGGGAAATAAAATCGACCTGACCCCCAAGGAATTCGAGTTGTTGCACCTGCTGGCGCTTAATCCCGGCCGTGTTTTCACGCGGGATATTTTGCTGGAGAGAATCTGGGGCTACGATTATGCCAGAGAGACACGAACAGTTGATGTTCACATCAGGTACCTGCGCCAAAAGCTTGAACGGGACCCTGCAGTCCCTGAATATATTGAGACGGTGCGGGGAGTGGGCTACCGTTTCCGTGCGACAAGCTAA
- a CDS encoding YqeG family HAD IIIA-type phosphatase, whose translation MLKILYPKLYASSLVEIEPELLEKLGLKGILLDLDNTIVRRDSNRYSEEVGEWLRELRARGFRLGIVSNNSRQRVGAVARLLDLPAVHRAVKPLVSPFRRAMNMLGTKPAETALIGDQIFTDIFGGNLCGLYTILVVPLKGKEFWGTRLFSRPLEKIVLARLKRYPEVLHGRWD comes from the coding sequence TTGCTGAAAATACTGTATCCTAAACTGTATGCGTCGTCACTGGTGGAAATTGAGCCGGAACTCCTGGAAAAACTGGGCTTGAAAGGGATCCTGTTAGACCTTGACAACACCATAGTACGCAGGGATTCAAACAGGTATTCCGAGGAAGTGGGAGAATGGCTGCGTGAACTACGCGCCCGTGGGTTCAGGCTGGGGATAGTATCCAACAACTCCCGCCAAAGGGTTGGCGCTGTGGCCCGCCTTCTCGATCTTCCGGCTGTGCACCGCGCAGTCAAGCCCCTGGTTAGCCCTTTCCGGCGGGCTATGAACATGCTCGGGACAAAGCCTGCGGAAACTGCCTTAATCGGGGACCAGATTTTTACCGATATCTTTGGGGGTAACCTGTGCGGGTTGTATACCATTTTGGTCGTCCCCCTAAAAGGCAAAGAATTTTGGGGGACGAGGCTTTTCAGCCGTCCCCTGGAAAAAATCGTACTGGCGCGATTAAAACGGTACCCGGAGGTATTACATGGCCGGTGGGATTAA
- a CDS encoding DegT/DnrJ/EryC1/StrS family aminotransferase yields the protein MIVPLSCPDIGNRERDLINEVLNSNVLSIGPKIALFERLVAEYLQVKEAVAVNSGTSGLHLAVRALGIGEGDEVITTPFSFISSSNCLIFEKARPVFADIDPVTFNIDPEQIESRITPKTRAILPVHVFGRPADMDTIFKIATKKGIFVIEDACEAIGASYHGKKVGTECDAGVFAFYPNKQITTGEGGIITTNNSDVASLCRSMRNQGRSEEDGGWLNHCRLGYNYRLDELSAALGVAQIERIDEILAKRESAARAYSVKLKKIKGVMTPNETPGVRISWFVYVVSLAHGIDRNSVMNHLQKNGIGCRPYFQPLHLQPFYRKSFGYSEGDYPNTERISSSTLALPFFNDITEQQMDYVVDVLQQAIELVSC from the coding sequence ATGATAGTGCCCCTTTCCTGTCCGGACATTGGTAATAGAGAGCGTGATTTGATAAATGAAGTACTGAATAGTAATGTGCTGAGCATCGGGCCCAAAATAGCTTTGTTTGAGCGTCTGGTAGCGGAATATCTGCAGGTAAAAGAAGCTGTAGCGGTAAACAGCGGAACAAGCGGTCTTCATCTGGCGGTACGGGCGTTGGGAATAGGTGAGGGAGATGAGGTGATCACAACTCCCTTTAGCTTCATATCATCCAGCAACTGCCTTATCTTTGAAAAAGCGCGCCCGGTATTCGCAGACATCGACCCGGTCACTTTCAATATTGATCCGGAACAGATTGAATCCAGAATAACACCAAAAACCAGGGCCATTCTCCCCGTACATGTTTTCGGAAGACCGGCAGACATGGATACCATCTTCAAGATCGCTACAAAAAAAGGTATTTTCGTAATTGAAGATGCCTGTGAGGCCATCGGCGCCAGTTACCACGGAAAGAAGGTTGGCACTGAGTGTGACGCGGGAGTTTTCGCCTTTTATCCCAACAAGCAGATTACAACCGGTGAGGGCGGAATTATTACAACTAATAACAGTGATGTGGCCAGCCTGTGCCGCAGTATGCGCAATCAGGGAAGAAGCGAGGAAGACGGGGGCTGGCTGAATCACTGCCGTCTGGGCTACAATTACCGGCTGGATGAATTAAGCGCGGCGCTTGGTGTAGCACAGATAGAGCGTATTGATGAAATTCTGGCTAAAAGAGAGTCGGCGGCCAGGGCCTATAGCGTCAAGCTGAAGAAAATAAAGGGTGTCATGACACCAAACGAGACGCCGGGGGTAAGAATTAGCTGGTTTGTGTATGTAGTTAGTCTGGCCCACGGAATTGACCGAAACAGCGTTATGAATCATTTGCAAAAGAATGGAATCGGCTGCAGACCTTATTTCCAACCATTGCATCTGCAGCCGTTTTACAGAAAATCATTTGGTTATAGTGAAGGAGATTATCCCAACACAGAGCGGATTTCTTCCTCAACGCTGGCTCTGCCGTTTTTCAACGATATCACGGAACAACAAATGGATTACGTTGTTGATGTGCTGCAACAGGCAATTGAATTGGTATCATGTTGA
- a CDS encoding shikimate dehydrogenase: MAGGINGLTKVCGIFGDPVQHSLSPAMHNAAFAATGLDYIYVPFQVEKANLPDAIKALRALNLAGVNITIPHKETVLPHLDEISMEAGFIGAVNTVVNRQGHLRGENTDGRGFIKALSEQVGFNPKGKTALVLGAGGAARAVAVQLALSGPAKLVLANRSRPRAEGLAKLIAEKTGAAVAVAEWPAQGLQHSDSRMIANADLVVQATPVGMYPYTAETVFFPFERLKQGVVVCDLVYNPARTNFLNKAAHFGAVTVNGLGMLLYQGALAFELWTGITAPVEVMRDALMKALSTHS; this comes from the coding sequence ATGGCCGGTGGGATTAACGGCCTTACAAAGGTCTGCGGCATTTTCGGCGACCCGGTGCAGCATTCCTTATCACCAGCGATGCACAACGCCGCCTTCGCCGCGACAGGGCTTGACTACATATATGTTCCATTTCAAGTTGAAAAGGCTAACCTTCCAGATGCAATAAAAGCCTTACGGGCTCTGAACCTGGCCGGTGTCAACATCACCATTCCGCATAAGGAGACTGTTCTGCCGCACCTGGATGAAATAAGCATGGAGGCTGGTTTCATCGGGGCAGTGAACACAGTGGTTAACCGCCAAGGGCATCTTCGCGGCGAGAACACAGACGGGCGGGGTTTTATTAAAGCGCTGTCAGAGCAGGTTGGTTTTAATCCCAAGGGGAAAACTGCGCTGGTACTGGGGGCCGGTGGCGCGGCCAGGGCAGTGGCGGTACAATTGGCCCTTTCAGGGCCGGCAAAGCTGGTGCTGGCCAATCGCTCCAGGCCGAGAGCTGAGGGGCTGGCCAAGCTGATCGCAGAAAAAACGGGGGCTGCAGTGGCGGTTGCAGAATGGCCGGCTCAGGGGTTGCAACACAGTGACAGCCGTATGATTGCAAACGCCGACCTGGTGGTGCAGGCTACCCCTGTGGGTATGTATCCCTATACCGCAGAAACAGTTTTTTTCCCATTTGAGCGCCTAAAACAGGGTGTGGTCGTATGTGACCTGGTTTACAACCCTGCCCGGACGAACTTTCTGAATAAGGCTGCGCATTTCGGAGCTGTTACCGTCAACGGCCTGGGTATGCTTCTATACCAGGGGGCGCTGGCCTTTGAGCTGTGGACAGGAATAACTGCTCCGGTTGAGGTGATGAGAGACGCCTTAATGAAAGCTCTTTCCACACACAGTTAA
- the mobA gene encoding molybdenum cofactor guanylyltransferase translates to MAGNEATGVILAGGKSRRMGSDKTFMEVGRAGMIQIVAAELQKVFEEILIAGGSEETGRRLGLTVVADLIPGGGPLSGIHAALTASAHDKCLVVPCDMPFLKAELAALMVGLAQGYEVAVPTDGVYFQPLFAVYDKSCIKVIEQALRAGRYKVVDFYPQVRVNYVNDKLLGELADTGRAFFNVNTPKDLHQARVMAGITEKKREKKIAENTVS, encoded by the coding sequence TTGGCTGGAAACGAGGCTACCGGGGTGATCCTCGCAGGCGGCAAAAGCCGGCGCATGGGTAGTGATAAAACCTTTATGGAAGTAGGGCGGGCCGGCATGATCCAGATTGTCGCGGCTGAGCTTCAAAAAGTTTTTGAAGAAATCCTGATCGCCGGGGGAAGTGAGGAGACGGGCAGGCGTCTTGGTCTTACAGTGGTAGCCGACCTGATCCCCGGGGGCGGGCCGCTCAGCGGTATCCATGCCGCCCTGACAGCTTCTGCTCATGACAAGTGTCTGGTGGTTCCATGTGATATGCCTTTTCTCAAGGCAGAATTGGCCGCGCTTATGGTCGGTCTGGCACAGGGTTATGAGGTGGCTGTTCCCACCGATGGCGTCTATTTCCAACCGCTTTTCGCAGTTTATGATAAGAGCTGTATTAAGGTTATAGAACAGGCTTTGCGGGCAGGCAGGTATAAAGTGGTTGATTTTTATCCCCAGGTCAGGGTAAATTATGTTAATGATAAGCTTTTAGGTGAGTTGGCTGATACCGGAAGGGCTTTTTTTAACGTCAACACACCTAAAGATTTGCACCAGGCCAGGGTTATGGCGGGAATAACAGAAAAAAAGCGGGAGAAAAAAATTGCTGAAAATACTGTATCCTAA
- a CDS encoding shikimate kinase codes for MKNIVLIGFMGTGKTVVGRRLARRLKREFIDTDAEIEKLMGKTVAQIFARDGVVRFRSEEELLVKKLAKREDLVIATGGGMVLNTENLLLLKENGILVALTASPEIIYDRVRGNKNRPLLMHGDMMEKIRELLQERENAYKAAEITVDTGNSSIVEIVEQITRCLLERNYITY; via the coding sequence ATGAAAAATATTGTATTAATCGGCTTTATGGGTACCGGCAAGACGGTGGTAGGACGACGGCTGGCCCGCCGGCTCAAGCGCGAGTTTATAGATACCGACGCTGAAATTGAAAAGCTCATGGGTAAGACGGTGGCCCAGATATTTGCCAGGGACGGGGTCGTCCGCTTCCGTTCCGAGGAAGAACTGCTGGTGAAAAAGCTTGCCAAGCGGGAAGACCTGGTCATCGCGACCGGAGGGGGCATGGTTTTAAACACAGAAAACCTCCTGTTGCTCAAAGAAAACGGGATCCTGGTAGCCCTGACCGCCTCGCCCGAGATCATCTACGACCGTGTCAGAGGTAACAAGAACCGGCCCCTGCTGATGCACGGCGATATGATGGAAAAGATCAGGGAGCTCTTGCAGGAGCGGGAGAACGCCTATAAAGCAGCAGAAATCACTGTTGATACAGGCAACAGCAGCATAGTGGAGATAGTCGAGCAAATTACCCGTTGCCTGTTGGAAAGGAACTATATCACTTATTGA
- a CDS encoding glycosyltransferase family 4 protein, translated as MPKLWILNHYAVGPGESGGTRHFDLARELVKMGWDVSIFAASVNHIMRRETHLQPGEKIKKEVHDGVSFFWLRTPVYYANGPRRIWNMLVYTISVLRNAWGRERPEIIIGSSVHLFAAFAAYILARRHRCRFIFEVRDLWPQAFIEIFKISEYNPAIWLLRRLEVFLYRKAEKIIVLLPRANEYIERFGIPKEKIFYIPNGVYLSRYQESTFPFNPQLSNTLDSLAGKFIAIYAGSLGPVNGLDTLLDAAGLLQLRGDKQAHFLFVGNGAQKKRLQQRVVDEDLANVTFIDPVPKDYVPMLLRRANIGIHGFQDLPVFKWGVSPNKVFDYMAAGLPVLLLCSYTRDNPVDISGGGMVLPPGEAETLAQVIIELAASPERCAVMGKKALKYVEQVHSMEALGRRLALILSRNAG; from the coding sequence ATGCCCAAACTTTGGATTTTAAATCATTATGCGGTTGGGCCGGGGGAGAGTGGCGGGACCAGGCATTTCGATTTGGCGAGAGAGTTGGTAAAGATGGGTTGGGATGTTTCAATCTTTGCGGCCTCTGTTAATCATATAATGCGACGGGAAACACATCTTCAGCCTGGAGAGAAAATAAAAAAGGAAGTTCATGATGGAGTAAGCTTTTTTTGGTTGCGAACTCCAGTATATTATGCTAACGGCCCACGCAGAATCTGGAATATGCTGGTTTATACAATAAGCGTTTTACGCAACGCCTGGGGACGGGAACGTCCGGAGATAATCATAGGCTCTTCCGTGCATCTTTTTGCAGCCTTTGCCGCGTATATTCTTGCAAGACGCCACCGGTGCCGTTTTATTTTTGAAGTGCGTGATCTCTGGCCCCAAGCCTTTATTGAGATATTTAAGATTTCTGAATATAATCCGGCCATATGGTTATTGCGCCGTCTTGAAGTCTTTCTGTATCGGAAGGCTGAAAAAATAATTGTATTATTGCCAAGAGCAAATGAATATATCGAACGTTTTGGCATCCCAAAAGAAAAGATTTTTTATATTCCTAACGGAGTATATCTATCCAGGTACCAAGAAAGTACCTTTCCTTTCAACCCGCAATTATCCAATACACTGGATTCACTGGCAGGAAAGTTTATTGCAATATATGCCGGTTCACTTGGTCCTGTTAACGGCTTGGATACGCTTCTCGACGCCGCCGGGCTTCTTCAACTGCGGGGGGATAAGCAGGCGCATTTTCTTTTTGTGGGCAACGGCGCCCAAAAAAAACGGTTGCAGCAGCGGGTTGTTGATGAAGATCTTGCCAACGTTACTTTTATTGACCCGGTGCCCAAAGATTATGTACCCATGCTTTTAAGAAGGGCCAATATTGGAATTCATGGTTTTCAGGATTTACCGGTATTCAAGTGGGGAGTTAGTCCAAACAAAGTATTTGATTACATGGCTGCCGGTTTGCCAGTGCTTCTTTTGTGTAGTTATACGCGTGATAATCCTGTTGATATAAGCGGTGGAGGGATGGTTTTACCACCCGGTGAAGCTGAAACGCTGGCCCAAGTCATAATCGAGCTTGCCGCCAGCCCGGAGCGTTGTGCCGTAATGGGCAAAAAGGCTCTTAAATATGTTGAACAGGTACATTCCATGGAAGCGCTTGGCCGGCGACTAGCTTTAATCCTGTCAAGAAATGCCGGTTGA
- the phoU gene encoding phosphate signaling complex protein PhoU: MEKRILEEELEDLQNNVLRMGALVEKALYDATRALLEGHADLAERVIAADDSIDSLNTEVQDQCVRLLALRQPMAGDLRTIKTDLQIAMDLERMGDYSESIAKAALRLHGEKTIHKLHYMPQMVELVREMAHNFITSYDLADIELARRAATLEDAIDKLYKESFQSLTGIIREDPGTAATAIQLLLAGVYLERIADHATNIGESVIYMVTGLRSNLNV; this comes from the coding sequence ATGGAGAAAAGAATATTAGAGGAAGAACTGGAGGACCTGCAAAATAATGTGTTGCGCATGGGCGCGCTGGTGGAGAAAGCCCTGTACGATGCTACCAGGGCCTTGCTGGAAGGCCATGCTGATCTGGCTGAACGGGTTATTGCCGCCGACGATAGTATCGACAGCCTGAACACGGAGGTGCAGGATCAGTGCGTCAGGCTTTTGGCGCTGCGCCAGCCTATGGCAGGCGATTTGAGGACCATTAAGACTGATTTACAGATAGCCATGGACCTTGAGAGGATGGGGGACTACTCTGAAAGCATAGCCAAGGCCGCATTACGGCTGCATGGCGAGAAAACCATTCACAAGCTTCATTATATGCCGCAGATGGTGGAGCTGGTACGGGAGATGGCGCATAATTTCATAACATCCTACGACCTTGCCGATATAGAACTGGCCAGGAGAGCAGCCACTCTTGAAGACGCCATTGATAAGCTCTATAAGGAGAGTTTCCAGTCGCTGACCGGCATCATCAGGGAAGATCCAGGCACAGCGGCAACAGCCATACAGCTGTTGCTGGCAGGAGTATACCTGGAAAGGATTGCCGACCATGCCACCAATATTGGAGAATCGGTTATATATATGGTCACAGGACTGCGGTCAAATTTGAATGTTTAG